A part of Chlorocebus sabaeus isolate Y175 chromosome 4, mChlSab1.0.hap1, whole genome shotgun sequence genomic DNA contains:
- the LOC140711535 gene encoding tubulin polymerization-promoting protein-like isoform X1: MEPGSNMTDEAKPARAANRTPPKSPGDPSKDRAAKRLSLESEGAGEGAAAAPELSALEEAFRRFVVHGDTRATGREMHGKNWSKLCKDCQVIDGRNVTVTDVDIVFSKIKWTPAPGASVPSPQKPCSTTEIWSCRPASPE, from the exons CAACATGACTGACGAGGCCAAGCCCGCCAGAGCTGCCAACAGGACGCCCCCCAAGTCCCCGGGGGACCCCTCGAAGGACCGGGCGGCCAAGAGGCTGTCGCTGGAGTCGGAGGGTGCCGGTGAGGGGGCAGCCGCGGCCCCCGAGCTCAGTGCCCTGGAGGAGGCCTTCCGGCGCTTCGTGGTGCACGGGGACACCAGGGCCACCGGGAGGGAGATGCACGGCAAGAACTGGTCGAAGCTGTGCAAGGACTGCCAGGTGATCGACGGTAGGAACGTGACGGTCACCGACGTGGACATCGTCTTCAGCAAGATCAA ATGGACACCCGCGCCAGGAGCCAGTGTTCCGTCGCCCCAGAAGCCGTGCTCAACAACGGAGATCTGGTCTTGCCGCCCCGCATCTCCAGAGTGA
- the LOC140711535 gene encoding tubulin polymerization-promoting protein-like isoform X2 — MTDEAKPARAANRTPPKSPGDPSKDRAAKRLSLESEGAGEGAAAAPELSALEEAFRRFVVHGDTRATGREMHGKNWSKLCKDCQVIDGRNVTVTDVDIVFSKIKWTPAPGASVPSPQKPCSTTEIWSCRPASPE; from the exons ATGACTGACGAGGCCAAGCCCGCCAGAGCTGCCAACAGGACGCCCCCCAAGTCCCCGGGGGACCCCTCGAAGGACCGGGCGGCCAAGAGGCTGTCGCTGGAGTCGGAGGGTGCCGGTGAGGGGGCAGCCGCGGCCCCCGAGCTCAGTGCCCTGGAGGAGGCCTTCCGGCGCTTCGTGGTGCACGGGGACACCAGGGCCACCGGGAGGGAGATGCACGGCAAGAACTGGTCGAAGCTGTGCAAGGACTGCCAGGTGATCGACGGTAGGAACGTGACGGTCACCGACGTGGACATCGTCTTCAGCAAGATCAA ATGGACACCCGCGCCAGGAGCCAGTGTTCCGTCGCCCCAGAAGCCGTGCTCAACAACGGAGATCTGGTCTTGCCGCCCCGCATCTCCAGAGTGA